The genomic DNA TGcgggggccctcttaggtgtagggcctgatttgggggaattggaggaataggcctaaagccggccctggcaatAATACCATTCCTGCCATGGAGGCTAAACACAGGGATTTTCAAACCTTGTTACTTTTGATGTGAGATAATTATGAGTCTGACTCTCTGTATGTAGTGAGCCCTTTTGTGGAATAAGGAAACCCTGTGACAGGGAAGGACAGAAGTGTGTATGTAGTGGCATCAgaagcggtgccagggtttttgccaccctaggtgacagcgctcctcctctgagcattcagCTATgggaggggtccttccactctgtgTCTTTcaggcactttggtggtgggtcccagagtgagtgaaggactcacCGCTGAATTTcggctgaagacccggagcggaaggaccccccgccgccgaatttccactgagggcagcaaaatggcactCTGCAAATCCTGCTGCCCTAGGCAACAGCGTGGGATCGCCTAGTGGAAATGCCGGCCCTGAGTGGCATACacacttctctgtgtgtatgccatGACCGTCATGGGAGGACATGACCACAATGATTTTAGGCATCAGTTCTGCTGTACGTACTTGTGTCTCCCTCACAGAGCACTTGTCCCAGATCCGCCCGTCAAGTTCCGTTCTGGACTTACAACCTGCACAGTTTGGTCCAAAGTGCTGGTGCCAGTGACCTAGCCATGGTGGGGAATCCTCACGATCAATGTGAGCAGACTGAACCCTGCCTAGCACTGACCACTCCAGCTCCAatgcagcaaagcatttaagcatacgCTTACCTTTAAACGCTGGAGGATTCCCACTGAGGTCACTGCAGCTAAAGGTGTATATGATTTGCTAGTGTGGTGTGTGGGGTAGCTCCATTCATTATGCCCATTATTGCCAGGATATTGTATTCAGCGAATTGACACCAAGGATTTGTATCTAAAAGAGATGGAAGAGGAGAGTTATTGGAACTTTCAGGTTCGCTAGTGGTGAGTTATACTGAACTGCACTTTAGTGATGCAGGTGGGTTTTTAAGTTATCTCAAGAGCACTGAGAGAcagattgttaaaggtatttaggtgcctactggGTTTTCCTAAAGCACCAAGGCTCCTAAAACTCACTGATTTTAAAGGGCGTTGGGCACTTCAGTGCTTTCAGAAATCCCACCAAGGCTGGATTCACAAAGGGTCTGTGAACATTGGGCCTTACGAACTTATCCTCATTGTGAGCTCAACTGCCAGAAGTGCATGAAAGTTCACAGAGAATCACAATAACCTAGAACAATAAacgttgatgggaaaaggtgcacAGAAGAGGCAAAagtctgaattagtccaaacaagaaGGTCCCCTGGTATAACTCAAGGATGGTTTGATCGTCATGCCTGGTAAATGAGAACAGCGTGATACATGAAGTCAATGAACCAAAACTGATGTATCATAAATTAGAGCTAATTGATGGACAAGaaaatgaggggatgggctattccacctaTCACTCCCATTTGGGGTTCTCAAAAAAAGAGACTTTGAGAGAAAAGTTGGTCATCACCATGCTGGCTGACTAAAAGACAAGAGAAGGGGAAGGTCCAAGTTTCACCAACATCGGCTCCCATCCCCACCATTTTCTGGGACCCTGGACCTTCTTCATCCTAACCAGGATGTACAAAGTAAAAGTGCTTGTGGACACAACCATAACTCTGCTCTTCTTGAGCAATGACCCAATCTGCTGTAACCCACATACTCACACTCTGCCTTTGCAGAGCACTCAGGCACTAGGGCACAGGACAGCTCTAGGACACAGAGGAGTATGAAATAACTAAATATTCACTGCAGTTAGAGGACTGGAACTTCGGGAGCCTCAATTCCTACATGAGTGCCCCATTATAGAACAAGTgtaaatctgtctctctctttggGCCCGATGGATTTTTAACTATTTCATACAAAGCTTTAACAGGCCAAAGTGAGAGAGGCCTAGGgtaggaaccatctttttgttctgtgtttgtatagcacctagcacaatggggccctggtccatgtcTAGGGCTTCAAAAACAACAAAGTATTTTTAGTTTTGAAgcttttccttctctgttccATCCCCTCTGTGGCCAGAAGAAGTATAATTCTATTAACATACTGTCTACCCGCAACAAATAACCAAAACATGCGAATAACTTTTCCTTCCGGTAATTTAAAATGCTCGTTAGCAGACGTCTCAAGGGAGAATTCACCTGCTGCGTTTGCAGGATAAATAATAGCTTAGGAGAGACGTTCATTTTCTGGTGAGAGATACAAGGCAAAGCAAACCAAGGTTCTCAGCACACCTAGGGTGTTCAGCCAGGAGCATGCAGGTCTCATTATTGCTTTTCACTgtgatgtgtagctacacatacctTACACGCTGCTGCCAATAatgtgcagagtagacataccttGAGACAACTAAAACACATCAAAGGGGTGTAGATAGGAGACAGATGGCAGAACCAGGATCCTGCTCTCTGAAACACTGAGAGAAGTGGTCACATCACAGGTTCCATCATCTTCTATGCCAGTCTTAAAGTAAACAAATCTTTCATACTCAGCGTCACTAAAAATAGATCATTCAGGAAAGGGAAGCAAATGTCATCTTATCCATTCAACCATGCCGATGCAGTTTTCTATCGGATGACCCTGGATCTTTTGCCTGGGTCACTGAAACAATTAGAGTGATGATGGAAACTCAAAGATCCAAGTAGAAGTTGTGGTACTAGAAAATTTGCTGCCAGAGTCTTGGTTCTTCACTGAACCAACAGGATGAGGGGCCTTATGGAATATTTATGGAACTAAATTGATGCTGCTGCTTGATAAAAATGTATCATCTTCAGATTCTATTGTAAATTGTGTTTTCTTTCCCATAGTTGCACTTCATGGCAAACCTAGAGCAGGGAAATCAAACAGTTCTCACAGATTTCATCCTGCTaggatttgggaatctccctgagCTGCAAATTCTTCTCTTCTTGCTATTTCTTGCCATCTACATTGTGACGGtggctgggaacatcctcatTGTTGTGCTTATTGTGACTGATCAGcaacttcacacccccatgtacttcttcctggggaacttgtcctgcttggagacctgctacacctccaccatcctgcccaggatgctggccagtctcctgactggggacagaaccatttctgttAGTGGCTGCCTCACACAATATTATTTCTTTggtttcctggcagctgcagagtGCTATCTCCTGGCAGTGATGTCTTATGATTGGTATTTAGCAATATACAAACCACTGCACTATGCAGTCCTTATGAATGGCAGGTTCTGCCTCAAGCTAGCAGTTGGCACTTGGATTAGTTGTTCTCTGGCTATAGACATAACAATATTTTTAATGCAACAATTAACTTTCTGCGGCCCCAATGAAATtgatcatttcttctgtgacttCATCCCAGTAATAAAACTATCCTGCAGTGACACACATATGATGGAGTTTATCACTACCATACTAGCTGCTATATGCACTCTCCCACCATATCTATTAACCCTGGCAACATACGTCTGTATCATCACCACCATCCTGCGAATCCCTTCCACCTCTGGGAAGAGaaaagccttttccacctgctcctctcacctcatcgtGGTGTCAATTTTCTATGGGACCATAATGATTGTCTACATGCTACCGAAAACTGATACACTGAGAGACCTGAACAAAGTGGTCTCTGTCTTCTACACAGTCATGACTCCCATGGTCAACCCCCTCAtatacagcctgaggaacagagaggtcAAAGAGGCCCTAAATTCTCTACTGTCAAAAGGATTCAAACCTTCTTATCATAGTTTGTTCAGTGCATGTGAAACGAGAATGAGCTGGTTTACTGTAATGTGTCTGAGTAACCTCTCTCACTGGCCATCAGGCTTTTTAGGTGAGGTCAGTGGCCATTGTAGCTCACGCTCAGTATTGGAGCTGATATATGTGCTGTTTGGGCATAGGGATCCTGGTCGTTGTGGTTTGATTAGTCTGATATTTATCACTGCTGTTGTGGATTGCTTTAAAACACCTCGTCAATGAGGTACCAAGGCAGAGAGATGCCATCTTGTGCTTCCATTATGATACTGCCTGTAATTACATGAGCACACATTGTGTTTTATACTGGGCCCCTTTACCATGGATTGCATCAGAtgctcaatatttctttttatccatCTCCTTCAATAAGCCAAGGTAATGGGAGAGGAGGCCCAGGACTCAATAGCTCTGTAAGAACTTGAGCACTGAGGTGGGACAGTATTGAAGAAAGGCTGTTACTgtgataatggcacagagagacctggcttctattccctgTTTTGTCACTGGGATCCAAGGAAGCTGACTTCACCTCACTGAACCTGTTTCCTTATCTGTACAATGGAGTTTCTTGCCATACTTGTGTGAATGGCTGATTTGATCCCTTACTGCCCAGGGTACCCTTGTTTTGCAAATTTCCAAACTTCATAGCTCTGAAATCTGATCTGTCAATTATACAGCAGGGAAAGCACATGGTGTCCATTCCTACAGTGCGCTGGGCATTTCCtgtgaaatgctgagcacccacagctctcagtgaagccagtgggaattgagggcactcagcatccTGTAATGTCAAGTCCAAGGTGAGCATGATTGTGGGTGAACACAGCCTGGTCTGTGACAGCACCTGGCAGATACATCTTATTTCCCAAGAACTGCATCAGATTCTGTATCAGCAATTCATTGTCGCCCCGTTAGCGTCACTATGTTAGCAGAAAATGCAGACTGCTAGCTCTGCtataattaggcttggaaggattagatttttatcagtcaaTGTTGATAAGCATCAATTTCCCCATACATGCACAaaccaagaaaaaaatatttccaaaaataTAACCAAAATGTgcagacaggcaaagtaagaaaaatgttacTTGAGAACTTactggagtttgatttaaggatatttactttgtatacatTGACATGTcagttgacaatttgtgttttaatggttatgaaATTTAATTTGTAAATCTAAATGTCTGCTGCCATTAAACAATTATCGTCTGACCACTCCATTGTCTGACAGCCCATAATTTTGCACCactgtgaaaataaaaaatagaaattaatgcttaaaaatgaacatcaatattatccatcaaattatgttttaaaaaaatgaattctgccaagtctaGCTATGATTAGGGTTGAGCTTCACTTTCTCGGTGGATCATTCTAAGTGCTTAAAAATTTTCCCTGCCTCGTGGGGCAGTTACATAACATTAGTGTTCCAAAACTGAACCAGAGATTCCTGAGTTTCAACCCCCCCCAAACCTTCTCAAGCAACAGCATTTGCAAAATCAAGTTGTTCTTCTAAGGATCTTTCTTTCACACAACTGGGGCTCACACTACAGCATGGATCAGCCCCAAACTTATCTCAGTCACTCAGGATTTATCTCAGCTAGTGCACAGCACCCACTGTCCCTTTTGGGTTACATTGAAGAAGCTGTTGTGATCCAGAGACCTCGTGGTGTGAactggcagagggctcaggggatCCATAGACTTTTACAGGGATCCTCTAAGCCACTTACATGCATAATAGTtcaccaaagggtggcatgtgaggtctctaccagGAGCAAGTAGCTCACTGATCATCATAATTATTGGAAGATGTTTGTACAGGCAACAGTTTAAGAGATATGTAAAATATTAGGTTCCAAAACTGTTAAAGGAGAGTTTGTCACCTGAGTCAAGGCAAGGCTCAGGGCTAACTCAATCAGCACACAGAACAATGAACATCCGGGAAGAAAGCCTACGTTTACTGTCTGGGTCAGATGCAGGCCTGAGGATTTACAAAGAAAAAGGAACCTCAGGAAAAGTCTCTGAAGAGGGGACCTTTTAGGGGCAGAGACAACAGTCTGTAACTGCATAAAAAAAAGAGGAGAAGGGACAAGATTTTATCCTTTAGCAAAGGGGCAAGCTGGCAATGTGCTTTGTCATAAGGAGTAGGGGTCATAGCCAGCCTGGCTGTAAAGAACTGGTAAGCAATACTTTATTAGACATGAGagtatcttgttaattaagtctCAGCTCCAGGAtgctgtgacattccccagggtacagtttgaacagatgaacagctgtgtcccctcaattctccagcTTGAGGTGCCTTTTACATTGCTTCACTGTGACAACAACCACTCCTGGCCTGCTCACATGCAGCCaccagcatgtaaatcactcccagctacatTGCATGAGTGTTACAACCAGCCTCCCATGAACTACATACAGGGGAACACCAGCAAGCTCCCAGTCCCAAacttgtccccagaaatgtgtgtcttggaCTGACCATCTCTCTCcttctggacaatacaagttCATAGAAAGTCTGTCTAGAGAAAGTCAggcaaggggagggagaggaatgagggagataatgttgtgccaatattcaaaaaaggCGAGCAGAGTGCTTGAATAACTATaggacatcaatcccaggcaaaataCTGGAAAAGCTTGTACAGGGTTCAAATGATAAAGAATGAaaggataggaatataattaatgccagtcaacctggttttatggaaaacagatcttgtcaaactaatctgatttcattctttgatgagattacaagttttggTTGGTAAAGGTAACTAAATAGATGTGATCTACTTAGACTTGTGCAAGGTGTTTGATTTAATACCATTCAGATCATAGAATACTAggattagaagagacctcaggaggtcatctaatacaatcccctgctcaaagcagaaccaacaccaactaaatcatcccagccaaagctTTGTCTAGCCAAGCCTTAAAAGACTCTGCGGATggatattccaccacctccctagataatccattccagtgcttcaccaccctcctagtgaaatgatTTTTCTTAATAGCCATATGTGGTCCTTATGAATGGTAGgtcctgcctccagctagcagctggcactagacctcccccactgcaacttgagaccattgcttcttgttttgtcatGTGCCACTACTTAGAACAGCCAAGCTCTATCCTCTTttgaaccccccttcaggtagttgaaggctgctatcaaatcccgcctcacttgtctcttctgcagactaaagaacccagttccctcaacctatCCTAGTAAGTCATGCGCCcgagccccttaatcatttttgttaccttccgctggactgtctccaatttgtccacatcccttctgcagtGGAGGGACTGAAATTGGAcgtaatactccagatgtggcctcatcagtgccgaatagaggggaataatcacttccctcagtctgctggcaatgctcctactaatgtagcccaatatgccattggccttcttggcaacaagggcacactgctgactcatatccagcttcttgtccactgtaatctccaggttcatttctgcagcactgctgcttagccagttgatccctagcctgtagtggtgcatgggattcttccttcctaagtgcaggactctgcacttgtccttgttgaacctcatctgatttcttatgacctaatcctccaatttatctaggtcactctgaaccctatccctaccctccagcgtatctacctctccctccagcttagtgtcatcttcTAAATTTTTGAGCATGCAATTCATCCTATCATTCAGAaaattgataaagatgttgaacaaaaccggccccaggactgatccctggggcaccctgcttgataccagctgccaactagacatggagccattgatcactacttgttgagcccgacaatctagccagctttctatccaccttatagtccatatATCCAATCCACACTTTTTAAACTTGATGGCAAGAATACTttgggagattgtatcaaaagctttgctaaagtcaagttaTATGACGTCCACcaatttccccatatccacagagccagtcatctcatcatagaagacaatcaggttggtcaggcatgacttgcccttgctgaatccatgttgactgttcctgatcaccttcctctcctccaagtgtttcaaaaCGGAGTCCTTGAGGATctactccatgattttgccagggactgaagtgaggctgacaagtctgtagttccctgggttctccttcttcccttttttaaagataggcactatataTGCCTTTTTCCAAacatccaggacctcctccgatgACCATGAATTTTCAACGATAATGGCCAATGgccaatgattaaaaaaataacactATGCAGTATCAGTAAAGACAGCAGAGAAAAGCAGAACAAGAATCAATAACTGAAAGCTGAagacagacaaattcagattagaaataaggctcCCATGTTTTAACAGTGGGGGTAAGTAACCATTAGAACAAAATTCCAAGGGCGAAGGGGGATTCTCTTTCTCTTGATTTCGTCAgacccagcctggctgctgtTCTGGAAGATGCTTTTGCCAGACACAAGTGATTGGGTTCAAAACATGGGTAACTGGATAAAACTTAATGGCCTGTGCTACGCAGGAGTCAGATAAGGGAACTTAATGCTCctttttggccttaaactctatggatCACTGATAAACGGGGATGGAAAGGATTGAGAGTTGAGGAAATGTCCAAGCGAGGATGTGTAgggccagggggagggaagaaacaTTGGAAGGGGGACATGGGAGTGGATGGAAGGGGGATGGGATCTAAGGAGGTGGGGACCTTTGTGGcagatttctgttaccaatcttcCTGGGGCATCAGGTAatcaggctgaggccacaggatctttcagggaggagatgaaggagcacaccaaggactaaattttaaagctttattaataaaataataaaataacagtggaaAGTGATGGGTACTCCCCACGgcactcagaggaaggaagaaagtgtTAGTGCCCCAAGCTCTAACTCACTTTCATACTCTACCCAAGGCTGGccaagaagaagagggggaggggtggatggaagttctgtcctgggcccaggtCATCCGAGATCCCCTGTTGATCTCTAAATTGCTCCTTCTTTTAAGAGGTTTTTAAGTCCAGGGTTCCTTTAGAGGTGTTTCGTTTCATGACCTCTGTTcctggtgctctttgtaccagtccaaaccAATTTTCTGTGGTCTCCTCAACTTTTCCAAAACACACCGGCAGGACTTTGTTTTCCCCTATGTTGGCCTTCACTGTCTCGTTCATTTTGGGCTGCCTCCACAGGTCTGTCCTGCTGAATCCTTCTTTCTTACGGTtggtcgggggggtgggggatccAGCCTCCCCTCTTTCCTGGCAGGCAGCCGAGAGTCAGATGTGTGCTGTGGCCTTGAGCTGACTGGAGCCAGCATCTTATCTTCAGGCCTAGCAGGAGCGTGGAGTTAGCCCATTCTCtgctctcttcctccttctccctcttgGCCTCTCGTACCCTGCAAGGAACCATCCATTCCACACTcacacctttgaccctccccaaaatgccCTGGGATGCTTGCAACAGAGTTAGCAATATACAGTGCTAATCTGCCTCCCCAGTGGATCTACGGGAGGGAGGTGACTGTTGAGCTGTGACACTGTCAGCTCCACATTCACCTATCTGGTTTGAAGCCACCAcacctttcccttcccctcctctgctcCTGTCCTGGCTGGGTGGTATCGGTAGGGAAGGAGAGATGCCTTTTATTTACAGCCCCTAGCTCAAGAGCTAGAAAATCCACCATTTCCGTTGGTAGTTTAACCTTTGCAGGCACTCCCATTACTGACTCATACGCTATGGTTATTACCAACTCCAGGATTCAGAATTAAAGTTGTGTTGTGGCAATAGTGTGtaccttaactcttcatttcttGGTATTAAGAGGTTTCAGTTTAATGACTTTTCCCATTCTGGAAGGGTACGAGGCACCTCTGGGCAACCTTAACTCGGCTATAACAAAGTTTTGGGGCATTTAATATAAgtgataaagaaagaaaatggagaaGAGTTTTTCTTTGAGGTTAGTTCTACACCCTCCAACTCATCCCCTTTGAGGTTAAGAGTTTGACATTCTTAACAATGTCCTAGTTTTCCTATAAATTGATTTAAAACTCCATCTGCAGAAATATCCTGGGAGACTTCACCTTCTTGCATGAAGGATAAATAATGAGACAACAGAGACAGTTGCTTTTATACAAGGCAGAACATACACCAAACAGAACAGTAGAACTAGGGCATCCAGACTATAATCTTCTTATTGAAGGAAATCATACACATGGAGAGGTGGTATTAGAAGATTGATTGTAGAACCTGCGTCTCAGCCCCAGAAATGTTTAACAAAGGGGTCATATCAAACAATTCCAGCTCGAAATAGACCCATTTCAAAAGTGAAAAAAACCTTTATTACTCTTTTCAGTTAAATCAGAAATGCAGATGGACAAGAGTGGGCTGCTGATAATGTCCATCCTCTCTGCTCACTGCTGTATTTTACCTTTCAGGAGACGATCTGCCTCACTGAGTTGTTGAGAAACTTAGTGATAGATAAAAGgaggcaaagagccctgtggctccttatagactaacagaagtattggagcacaagctttcgtgggtgagtatcCTTTTCGTCAGATGAATGATATCTATCTATATTAGTGATAGATAGCTGCTAACAATTTTTTTAGCTGTATAGGCTGTGATTTTCATAGACTCTTTACTGGGCACCCCACTCCTCTAGGCAGGTTTGGAGATCTCAGCCTGAATTGTTTATTATGGAATCATAGGAATGGCTGTATCAGATCAGATCATAGATCCACCCAGTGCAGTGGCCTATCTCCAAGAGTGACATGCACAAGCTGCTTAAGAGGTAGGTGCACAGAGCAGCTTTCTCCCAACCCACCCATTTAATTGGCTTATACTCTAAGGCAGGGGGATTTATTTCCCTTCCAAACCTTTTATTCTATCTTTGGTTTGTGTTTGAATTCTCAATAGCATAACTCTGGAAGTTCCAGTTGTCCACGTAAATCCTCGGTCCTTTAAAATCATGGTTTGCTGCTTGTGGCTTGTGGCTTGTGTTCTGCAGACCAGTGCTGCATGGTGGGGGAACAAACAAAGCATCCTTGAATTCTGCAGATCCATGAAGTtgactgatttttaaaagcaaacacaaaaataaaataaaagattgcAGTTGTGCATTGCAACtggctcccagcactttccaTGCAGTTCTTAACACTGATATAACCTGTATTGCTACAGCATATGTATATCTAGCCTGATATTTTGTGTTGTAAGTTCAGTGTCCACATAGAATAACAGTTTCTTTAAGCTGCTGTTCGAGAAGAGCAATAATCTATTACAGAAAATGAGTTGTCTGTCAATCTACATCTTGGGTTGCATTCCCCACACAACCATTCAGCTAGTAACCATTAGGAGAAACcattagaaaaacaaaaacaaacaaacaaaaaaaccccaaccttaTGGCGTTATTTACTGACTATACATtaatctttaaatatatttttcatgttctcttccAGGGTATGTTGGATTTTCTGTAGATACTACCCATGGTCAATGCAGACTGGAGCAATAAAACAGATATGGAATTCATTCTCCTAGGCTTTGGGAATCTCCCTGAACTGCAAGTTCTTCTAATCCTTCTGTTTTCAGTGATCTACACTGTGACCATGGTAGGAAACATACTCATCATTATACTTGTTGTaactgatcagcaccttcacacccctatgtacttcttcctggggaacttgtcctgcctGGAAACTTGCTACACCTCAACTATCCTTCCCAGGATGCTGGTCAGTCTCCTGACGGGGGACAGAACCATCTCATTCAGAGGCTGTATTGTACAATTTTATATTTTTGGAGTCCTAGTTACtacagagggttttcttttatccgtgatgtcttatgatcggtatttagcaaTATGCAAACCGCTGCACTATGGAGCCCTTATGAATGGCAGATTCTGTGTCCTGCTGCTGTCTGGGTCTTGGATAATTGGCTTTTTGGCTATTACCATGACAACATCTTTGATGTCACAACTGCCCTTCTGTGGGCCTGGTAAGATTGatcatttcttttgtgatttcaccccaatggtaaaactctcctgcagtgacactcGCCTAATAGAATTTTTGAGTTTTGTTCTGTCAGCTGTATGTTCGCTGCCACCATTTTTACTAACTGTAACATCCTATGTTTGTATCATCAGCTCCctcctgagaatcccttccaccactgagaggcaaaaggccttttccacctgctcctctcacctcattgtggttaCAACTTTTTATGGGACT from Gopherus flavomarginatus isolate rGopFla2 chromosome 12, rGopFla2.mat.asm, whole genome shotgun sequence includes the following:
- the LOC127032142 gene encoding uncharacterized protein LOC127032142 gives rise to the protein MANLEQGNQTVLTDFILLGFGNLPELQILLFLLFLAIYIVTVAGNILIVVLIVTDQQLHTPMYFFLGNLSCLETCYTSTILPRMLASLLTGDRTISVSGCLTQYYFFGFLAAAECYLLAVMSYDWYLAIYKPLHYAVLMNGRFCLKLAVGTWISCSLAIDITIFLMQQLTFCGPNEIDHFFCDFIPVIKLSCSDTHMMEFITTILAAICTLPPYLLTLATYVCIITTILRIPSTSGKRKAFSTCSSHLIVVSIFYGTIMIVYMLPKTDTLRDLNKVVSVFYTVMTPMVNPLIYSLRNREVKEALNSLLSKGFKPSYHSLFSACETRMSWFTILPMVNADWSNKTDMEFILLGFGNLPELQVLLILLFSVIYTVTMVGNILIIILVVTDQHLHTPMYFFLGNLSCLETCYTSTILPRMLVSLLTGDRTISFRGCIVQFYIFGVLVTTEGFLLSVMSYDRYLAICKPLHYGALMNGRFCVLLLSGSWIIGFLAITMTTSLMSQLPFCGPGKIDHFFCDFTPMVKLSCSDTRLIEFLSFVLSAVCSLPPFLLTVTSYVCIISSLLRIPSTTERQKAFSTCSSHLIVVTTFYGTLITVYLLPKIKILRDLNKVFSVFYTVLTPLVNPFIYSLRNKEVKKALRKAVSKFMDFP